Proteins from a genomic interval of Rhodothermus marinus:
- a CDS encoding amidohydrolase family protein, whose amino-acid sequence MKRLLLLWIIGWLLSLPAAQATDVPKARRGVFALTNARIVTVTQGVIERGTLIIREDRIVAIGTDVEIPPEAEVIDCTGLEIYPGFIDSGTHLGLIEIGSLPETRDYRELGDLTPQVDALTAVNPNSVLIPVNRVNGVTTVITEPEGGLLPGKAALINLFGYTPEQMHVGGVRLMVLDFPSKGRRGPWDRRKPEDIEKAFREAMDKLNEVWDRAERYARIDSAYRANPEKNPKPLYVPEMQPLLPVIRGEMPLMIKVDLAPDILEAIQWVKKRGLKRVVFSGVAEGWRVADKIAEAGIPCLVGPVLSLPTRESDRYDKAYANAGLLHAAGVKIAIRTGEAENVRNLPYHAGFAAAYGLGREAALRAVTINPAEIFGVDDLIGSLEVGKKANLFVSDGDPFEPKTQVRYVFIDGYLIPMDNRQLRLYQEFLHRQPGLELHPATH is encoded by the coding sequence ATGAAACGCTTGCTTTTGCTCTGGATCATCGGCTGGCTGCTGAGCCTGCCGGCCGCACAGGCTACCGACGTACCGAAAGCTCGCCGGGGCGTCTTCGCCCTGACAAACGCCCGCATCGTCACTGTCACCCAGGGCGTCATCGAGCGCGGCACGCTGATCATCCGCGAGGACCGCATCGTAGCCATCGGCACGGACGTGGAAATCCCGCCCGAAGCGGAAGTCATCGACTGCACCGGGCTGGAGATCTATCCCGGCTTTATCGACAGCGGCACCCATCTGGGGCTGATCGAAATCGGCTCGCTGCCGGAAACGCGCGATTACCGCGAGCTGGGTGATCTGACGCCTCAGGTGGATGCGTTGACGGCCGTCAACCCGAATTCGGTGCTCATTCCCGTCAACCGCGTCAACGGCGTCACCACGGTCATCACCGAGCCCGAGGGCGGACTGCTTCCGGGCAAGGCTGCTCTGATCAACCTGTTCGGCTATACGCCCGAGCAGATGCACGTGGGCGGCGTGCGCCTGATGGTGCTCGACTTCCCGTCCAAAGGCCGGCGCGGCCCCTGGGATCGGCGCAAGCCGGAAGACATCGAAAAAGCCTTCCGCGAGGCGATGGACAAGCTGAACGAGGTCTGGGACCGCGCCGAACGCTACGCCCGGATCGACTCGGCCTACCGTGCCAACCCGGAGAAGAACCCGAAGCCGCTTTACGTGCCGGAAATGCAGCCGCTGCTGCCGGTCATCCGGGGCGAAATGCCGCTCATGATCAAAGTGGATCTGGCACCCGATATTCTGGAAGCCATCCAGTGGGTCAAAAAACGGGGCCTGAAGCGCGTGGTCTTCAGCGGCGTGGCCGAGGGCTGGCGCGTGGCCGACAAGATCGCCGAGGCCGGCATTCCCTGTCTGGTCGGTCCCGTACTCTCACTGCCCACCCGTGAATCCGACCGCTACGACAAAGCCTACGCCAACGCGGGGCTGCTACACGCAGCCGGGGTCAAGATCGCCATCCGCACGGGCGAAGCCGAGAACGTGCGCAATCTGCCCTATCATGCCGGCTTTGCGGCCGCCTATGGACTGGGACGCGAGGCCGCGCTCCGCGCCGTCACCATCAACCCGGCCGAAATCTTCGGGGTGGACGATTTGATCGGCTCGCTGGAAGTGGGCAAAAAAGCCAACCTGTTTGTATCCGACGGCGATCCGTTTGAACCAAAAACGCAGGTGCGGTACGTGTTTATCGACGGATATCTGATTCCGATGGACAACCGCCAGCTCAGGCTCTATCAAGAATTCCTCCATCGGCAGCCGGGTCTCGAGCTGCACCCGGCTA